The proteins below are encoded in one region of Juglans microcarpa x Juglans regia isolate MS1-56 chromosome 4D, Jm3101_v1.0, whole genome shotgun sequence:
- the LOC121259949 gene encoding glutamate receptor 3.3-like, which produces MNLIWLILSLFIYSGLPSSFSKNVSSRPAIVNIGAIFTFDSTIGRVAKIAIEEAVKDVNSNSSILHGTKLVVTMQNSNCSGFLGMVEALQFMETDIVAIIGPQSSVVAHIISHVTNELRVPLLSFGATDPTLSSLQFPFFVRTTQSDLYQMTAVAEVVNYYGWKDVIAIFIDDDYGRSGVSALDDKLAERRCKISYKAGISPASGVNRGDIMDLLIKVALMESRIIVLHVNRDAGFMVFSVAQYLEMMGNGYVWIATDWLSSVLDSAAPLSSDTMDSMQGVLVLRQHTADSDRKKAFFSRWRKLTGGSLGLHSYGLYAYDSVWLVAHAIDAFFNQGGVISFSNDSRLQSMGSDNLHLEAMSIFDDGALLLQSILQSNLVGLTGPIKFNTDRSLILPAYDIINVVGSGFRRIGYWSNYSGLSVVTPEMLYARPPNRSIANQQLYSVIWPGETSLKPRGWVFPNNGKQLRIGVPNRASYREFVSKVRGTDIFKGFCIDVFIAAVNLLPYAVPYRFISFGDGHENPSYTKLVNLITTGDFDAAVGDITIVTNRTKIVDFTQPFASSGLLVVAPFKKMNTGAWAFLRPFGRNMWLVTACFFLFIGIVVWILEHRINDEFRGPPRKQLITILWFSLSTLFFAHRENTVSTLGRVVLIIWLFVVLIINSSYTASLTSILTVQQLSSPIKGLESLKKSGEPIGYQVGSFAEHYLEELGIAKSRLVALGSPEEYASALLQGPKKGGVAAIVDERPYVELFLSSQCKFRVVGQEFTKSGWGFAFPRDSPLAIDMSTAILQLSENGDLQRIHDKWLMRSPCSLETTEIESDQLQLKSFWGLFLICGIACFFALLIYFLQIIQQLCQTAPSDSISAGSSKSVSRRVRRLLSLMDEKEDPSNSVSKRRKVERSVSANDKGTELGTGNLRRQTEMASGTNINS; this is translated from the exons ATGAATCttatttggttgattttgtCACTGTTTATCTATTCCGGGCTCCCATCTAGTTTTAGTAAGAATGTTTCTTCAAGACCAGCTATTGTGAATATTGGAGCTATTTTTACATTTGACTCTACCATTGGAAGAGTCGCCAAGATTGCCATAGAGGAAGCTGTGAAAGATGTCAACTCTAATTCCAGCATTCTCCATGGCACAAAACTTGTTGTAACCATGCAAAATTCCAATTGCAGTGGGTTTTTGGGCATGGTAGAAG CTTTGCAATTTATGGAGACTGATATAGTGGCCATCATAGGCCCGCAATCTTCTGTAGTTGCCCATATTATATCCCACGTTACAAATGAACTCCGAGTTCCTCTATTATCATTTGGCGCCACAGATCCCACTCTTTCTTCCCTTCAGTTCCCCTTTTTCGTCAGAACAACACAGAGCGATTTGTACCAAATGACAGCAGTAGCCGAGGTTGTTAATTATTATGGCTGGAAGGACGTAATTGCCATTTTCATTGATGATGACTACGGACGGAGTGGGGTGTCAGCATTAGATGATAAACTAGCGGAGAGGCGCTGTAAAATCTCCTACAAGGCTGGAATTAGCCCTGCGTCTGGAGTTAATCGGGGTGACATTATGGATCTTCTGATCAAGGTTGCACTAATGGAATCTCGGATTATTGTTCTGCATGTAAATCGTGACGCAGGATTCATGGTTTTCTCTGTAGCACAATATCTTGAAATGATGGGAAATGGTTATGTATGGATAGCTACAGACTGGCTCTCATCTGTTCTAGATTCTGCCGCTCCCCTTTCATCAGACACCATGGACTCAATGCAAGGAGTTCTTGTCTTGCGCCAACATACAGCAGATTCAGATAGAAAAAAAGCCTTCTTCTCTAGGTGGAGAAAGTTAACTGGTGGTTCTTTGGGGTTGCATTCGTATGGGCTTTATGCTTATGATTCAGTTTGGCTGGTTGCTCATgctattgatgcattttttaacCAGGGAGGagttatttcattttctaatgatTCTAGGTTGCAGTCTATGGGAAGTGATAATCTCCACCTTGAAGCAATGAGCATTTTTGATGATGGAGCTCTTCTATTGCAGAGCATCTTGCAGAGTAACCTTGTTGGTTTGACAGGTCCTATTAAGTTTAACACAGATAGGTCTCTTATTCTTCCTGCATATGACATCATAAATGTGGTAGGATCTGGTTTTCGAAGGATTGGTTACTGGTCAAACTATTCTGGCTTATCAGTTGTGACTCCTGAGATGCTCTATGCAAGGCCTCCTAATCGTTCAATTGCAAACCAGCAACTATACAGTGTTATCTGGCCAGGAGAGACATCATTGAAGCCCCGTGGGTGGGTTTTCCCTAATAATGGGAAGCAACTGAGAATTGGTGTACCTAATCGAGCTAGTTACCGGGAGTTTGTATCAAAAGTGCGAGGGACTGATATCTTCAAGGGTTTTTGCATAGATGTATTTATAGCTGCTGTAAACTTGTTACCATATGCTGTTCCATATCGATTTATCTCTTTTGGAGATGGCCATGAAAACCCAAGCTACACAAAGCTTGTAAATTTGATCACAACTGGT GATTTTGATGCTGCTGTTGGTGACATTACAATTGTCACAAATCGGACAAAGATTGTGGATTTTACACAGCCATTTGCTTCATCTGGACTTCTTGTTGTCGCCCCATTCAAAAAAATGAACACTGGTGCTTGGGCTTTCCTGCGGCCATTTGGTCGAAATATGTGGCTTGTCACTGCTTGTTTCTTCCTTTTCATTGGCATTGTTGTGTGGATTCTGGAGCATAGAATAAATGATGAATTCAGGGGCCCTCCTAGAAAACAACTTATAACCATTCTATG GTTTAGCCTCTCAACCCTGTTTTTCGCCCATA GAGAAAACACTGTGAGCACCCTTGGTCGAGTGGTGCTAATCATTTGGCTTTTTGTGGTTTTGATTATCAACTCAAGCTATACAGCTAGTCTGACATCAATCCTCACAGTGCAGCAGCTGTCTTCTCCTATTAAAGGGCTTGAAAGCTTGAAGAAGAGTGGTGAGCCAATTGGATACCAAGTGGGTTCCTTTGCAGAACATTATTTGGAGGAACTTGGCATAGCCAAATCTAGGCTTGTTGCCCTTGGATCACCTGAAGAATATGCTTCAGCCCTTTTGCAAGGTCCTAAGAAAGGTGGTGTTGCAGCAATTGTTGATGAACGTCCTTATGTAGAACTATTTCTCTCTAGCCAGTGCAAATTCAGGGTTGTAGGTCAAGAGTTCACGAAAAGCGGCTGGGGTTTT GCATTTCCACGGGACTCTCCCTTAGCAATTGACATGTCAACTGCAATTCTACAACTGTCTGAGAATGGTGATCTCCAGCGTATCCATGATAAGTGGCTGATGCGAAGCCCTTGCAGTTTAGAGACTACTGAAATTGAATCAGACCAGCTTCAGCTTAAAAGCTTCTGGGGCCTCTTTCTTATTTGTGGGATAGCTTGTTTCTTTGCTCTATTAATCTATTTCTTGCAGATAATACAGCAGTTATGCCAAACTGCTCCCTCTGATTCTATTTCAGCTGGTTCAAGTAAGTCGGTCTCTAGGCGTGTCCGGAGATTGTTATCGTTGATGGACGAGAAGGAAGACCCCTCAAATAGTGTAAGTAAAAGAAGGAAAGTGGAAAGATCAGTCTCCGCCAATGATAAGGGCACTGAGCTGGGAACTGGCAATCTCAGGAGGCAAACAGAAATGGCTTCTGGGACCAACATTAATAGCTAG